In Thalassophryne amazonica chromosome 4, fThaAma1.1, whole genome shotgun sequence, a genomic segment contains:
- the srprb gene encoding signal recognition particle receptor subunit beta isoform X2 produces MDGSGKMADKTDVEETETPFERYVESLRSHVEHQDPVFVIGVIVALAAVIVTCVFLKYFITSKSVRSAVLLVGLCDAGKTLLFIRLLSGKFKQTQTSIADNSAPYKAKNDQGSTWTLIDLPGHDSLRPQYVEKFKSAARAIVFVVDSAIFQKEVRDVAEFLYVLLTDTVICRNAPMLVVACNKQDITMAKSAKLIQQQLEKELSTLRVTRSAALSSQDGSVGGSVYLGKKGKDFEFTQLPMKVKFVECSAHDSKGEDGDADISSLEKSLAKL; encoded by the exons ATGGACGGCAGCGGCAAGATGGCAGATAAAACAGACGTGGAGGAGACAGAAACGCCTTTTGAACGTTACGTTGAGTCGTTGCGTTCTCATGTGGAACACCAAGATCCTGTTTTCGTGATCGGAGTGATCGTGGCTTTGGCGGCTGTTATTGTCACCTGTG TTTTTCTAAAGTATTTTATCACCAGCAAGTCTGTCAGGAGTGCTGTGCTGTTGGTCGGTCTGTGTGACGCTGGGAAAACGCTTCTTTTCATCAGG CTGCTGTCAGGAAAGTTCAAGCAGACACAGACCTCCATCGCTGACAACAGTGCTCCATACAAAGCCAAAAATGAC CAgggcagcacctggactctgatAGACCTGCCGGGACATGACAGTCTTCGGCCTCAGTATGTGGAGAAGTTCAAGTCTGCAGCCAG AGCCATCGTGTTTGTAGTGGACAGTGCTATCTTCCAGAAGGAAGTGAGAGATGTAGCAGAGTTTCTGTACGTCTTGTTGACTGACACTGTAATCTGCAGGAATGCGCCAATGCTAGTGGTGGCATGCAACAAACAAG atatcACCATGGCAAAATCAGCTAAACTCATTCAGCAGCAGCTGGAAAAGGAATT GAGCACTTTGCGAGTGACTCGTTCTGCAGCGCTGAGCTCTCAGGATGGCTCTGTGGGTGGCAGTGTGTATCTGGGAAAGAAAGGAAAGGACTTTGAGTTCACCCAGCTTCCCATGAAAGTGAAGTTTGTGGAGTGCAGCGCTCATGACAGCAAAGGCGAGGATGGCGATGCTGACATTTCAAGCCTGGAGAAGAGCCTGGCTAAACTGTGA
- the srprb gene encoding signal recognition particle receptor subunit beta isoform X3 has protein sequence MADKTDVEETETPFERYVESLRSHVEHQDPVFVIGVIVALAAVIVTCVFLKYFITSKSVRSAVLLVGLCDAGKTLLFIRLLSGKFKQTQTSIADNSAPYKAKNDRGSTWTLIDLPGHDSLRPQYVEKFKSAARAIVFVVDSAIFQKEVRDVAEFLYVLLTDTVICRNAPMLVVACNKQDITMAKSAKLIQQQLEKELSTLRVTRSAALSSQDGSVGGSVYLGKKGKDFEFTQLPMKVKFVECSAHDSKGEDGDADISSLEKSLAKL, from the exons ATGGCAGATAAAACAGACGTGGAGGAGACAGAAACGCCTTTTGAACGTTACGTTGAGTCGTTGCGTTCTCATGTGGAACACCAAGATCCTGTTTTCGTGATCGGAGTGATCGTGGCTTTGGCGGCTGTTATTGTCACCTGTG TTTTTCTAAAGTATTTTATCACCAGCAAGTCTGTCAGGAGTGCTGTGCTGTTGGTCGGTCTGTGTGACGCTGGGAAAACGCTTCTTTTCATCAGG CTGCTGTCAGGAAAGTTCAAGCAGACACAGACCTCCATCGCTGACAACAGTGCTCCATACAAAGCCAAAAATGACAGG ggcagcacctggactctgatAGACCTGCCGGGACATGACAGTCTTCGGCCTCAGTATGTGGAGAAGTTCAAGTCTGCAGCCAG AGCCATCGTGTTTGTAGTGGACAGTGCTATCTTCCAGAAGGAAGTGAGAGATGTAGCAGAGTTTCTGTACGTCTTGTTGACTGACACTGTAATCTGCAGGAATGCGCCAATGCTAGTGGTGGCATGCAACAAACAAG atatcACCATGGCAAAATCAGCTAAACTCATTCAGCAGCAGCTGGAAAAGGAATT GAGCACTTTGCGAGTGACTCGTTCTGCAGCGCTGAGCTCTCAGGATGGCTCTGTGGGTGGCAGTGTGTATCTGGGAAAGAAAGGAAAGGACTTTGAGTTCACCCAGCTTCCCATGAAAGTGAAGTTTGTGGAGTGCAGCGCTCATGACAGCAAAGGCGAGGATGGCGATGCTGACATTTCAAGCCTGGAGAAGAGCCTGGCTAAACTGTGA
- the srprb gene encoding signal recognition particle receptor subunit beta isoform X1: MDGSGKMADKTDVEETETPFERYVESLRSHVEHQDPVFVIGVIVALAAVIVTCVFLKYFITSKSVRSAVLLVGLCDAGKTLLFIRLLSGKFKQTQTSIADNSAPYKAKNDRGSTWTLIDLPGHDSLRPQYVEKFKSAARAIVFVVDSAIFQKEVRDVAEFLYVLLTDTVICRNAPMLVVACNKQDITMAKSAKLIQQQLEKELSTLRVTRSAALSSQDGSVGGSVYLGKKGKDFEFTQLPMKVKFVECSAHDSKGEDGDADISSLEKSLAKL, from the exons ATGGACGGCAGCGGCAAGATGGCAGATAAAACAGACGTGGAGGAGACAGAAACGCCTTTTGAACGTTACGTTGAGTCGTTGCGTTCTCATGTGGAACACCAAGATCCTGTTTTCGTGATCGGAGTGATCGTGGCTTTGGCGGCTGTTATTGTCACCTGTG TTTTTCTAAAGTATTTTATCACCAGCAAGTCTGTCAGGAGTGCTGTGCTGTTGGTCGGTCTGTGTGACGCTGGGAAAACGCTTCTTTTCATCAGG CTGCTGTCAGGAAAGTTCAAGCAGACACAGACCTCCATCGCTGACAACAGTGCTCCATACAAAGCCAAAAATGACAGG ggcagcacctggactctgatAGACCTGCCGGGACATGACAGTCTTCGGCCTCAGTATGTGGAGAAGTTCAAGTCTGCAGCCAG AGCCATCGTGTTTGTAGTGGACAGTGCTATCTTCCAGAAGGAAGTGAGAGATGTAGCAGAGTTTCTGTACGTCTTGTTGACTGACACTGTAATCTGCAGGAATGCGCCAATGCTAGTGGTGGCATGCAACAAACAAG atatcACCATGGCAAAATCAGCTAAACTCATTCAGCAGCAGCTGGAAAAGGAATT GAGCACTTTGCGAGTGACTCGTTCTGCAGCGCTGAGCTCTCAGGATGGCTCTGTGGGTGGCAGTGTGTATCTGGGAAAGAAAGGAAAGGACTTTGAGTTCACCCAGCTTCCCATGAAAGTGAAGTTTGTGGAGTGCAGCGCTCATGACAGCAAAGGCGAGGATGGCGATGCTGACATTTCAAGCCTGGAGAAGAGCCTGGCTAAACTGTGA